A segment of the Halovivax limisalsi genome:
GGCCAGTGCGAGTCCGACGAGGGCGACGGTGGGGCCGAATCCGGGCAGCGACTCGCCGTCGTCGCCGTCACCACCGTCGGCGCCGTCGCTCTCGTTGCCGTCACCGGCGCCGTCGGAACCGTCCGCCTCGGTCTCACCGTCGGCGTCGAACACCGGGTGGTCGATCTGCTCCGCGTCGCTCGATCCGGTCGGTTCGTGAACGGCCGAGAGTTCGTCGGCCGACGGCGCGCGGACGATCCGGACCGTCGAGCCCTCGTGCGAGACGTGATAGGCGCCCGGATAGGTCTCCTCGAGGCGAAGCGTGTTCGCCGCGTCGGCGACGGGTTCGGCGCCTTTGAGTCCGAGCAGTTCCAGATAGGCGTCGCGGAACTCGGCGGCCTCGGTTTCGTTCGTCCACTCCGTCCGCCAGACGTAGCCGCTCTCGTCGGCCGTCCGCGCGTCGGTCGTGTAGACGGCGAGGCCGTCGCCGGCCCAGCCGTCCGTGATCGGCTGGGCGTACTCGTAGGTCTCGCCGCCCTCGGGCGTCCGCGAGACCCAGTCCTGGATATCGATGACCGAGCCGCTCAGCTGGCGCTGGACCGAGTCGTGCATGAACATCGAGACGAGGCCCGCCTCGCCGACGCGTTCGACGGTCGCGCCCTGGTCGGCCTCGAGGCGCGACCACTCGTCGGTCGACCGATCCGCGGGGGTCGCGTTGACGGGCTCGCGCTCGGTTCCGGGGTGGATCACCTCCGCCGTGCTCGCGGGCGGCTCGTCGTACCGGGCGTCGACGGCCTCCCAGCCGCCCCGATCGTGAACGTACTCGACGAAGTCCGGTCCCTCGTCGTAGGGCATGATCAGCTGGAAGTACTGCCCCCAGACCGCGGGCTGCTCGCCGCCCGGGGACGCCTCGGGTTCGAGGCACGCCCAGTCCTCACCGCACCGATCGACGTACGCGTCCTCCGCGAACGAGGCGCCGCCCTCGATCAGCCCGTTGATCGCGCCGTCTTCGTCGAGCGTCCGGCGGTCGTACCGGGTAATGTTGAAGTGCTGGTCCTGCAGCGCGTGAACGAGTTCGTGCCCGAGGGTGTTCTCGGCCACCTCGATCTCGTCGGTGCTGTCGGAGACGATGACGATCTCGTCGGTCTCCGGGTCGTAGTACCCGCCGACGGAGCCGCCGTAGAGTTGCTGGTAGGCGTCGACGGCGTCGGTATCGCGACCGGCCATCAGGTAGGCCTCGTAGCGGACGTTCTCGAGGAGTCGATCGGAGTCGGTCAGGTTTCCGAACAGGTCGTCGGTCTCGTTCCGGAAGTCATCACGCGTGATGAGTTCGACGTCCGGGACGGACTGGAAGGTCAACCCGCGAACGACCTCCGCGCGTGCCATCGACCGGTGGACGACGGTCTGTAGTTCGGATTCGTTTACGTGAGCGCCCTCGCGATCGTCGACGGGCAGCTCGTCGTCGTGCCAGTAGCCCCGGACGTAGCCGATCGTCTCCTCCATCGAGGGATCCGACTCCCGCTCGCCGGACTGGAGCGCGCTCGACGGTCCAACCGACATCGTCGACGGCTGGCCGGTGACGCCGGGCTCGACTGTCGACGAGGTGACGTCCTGGGCGGTGGAGGCTGTATCGGCGGGCGAGGCGGTCGCGCCGGCGCCGACGGCCCCTGCCGAGAGCGGGACGGCGACGAACGATACGACGACGAGAAACGAGAGAAGACACGCGCGAATCGTATTCATCGATAGCTGGCCGGGCTTTGGGCGGACGGACCAAAAGAATCCCGGTCGTCGGCCCGACGACCGGGAGCGTTCGACGTGAGCGTTATTTGCCCGACGCCCCTACCGACGCGTATGACGCTCGATCCCGACCGCACGGCGGTGGTCGTCGTCGATATGCAAAACGACTTCTGTCACCCCGACGGGGCGCTCTACGCGCCGGGGAGCGAGGCGGTGGTCGAGCCGATCGCCGACCTCGTGACGCGGGCGGACGCCGCGGGCGCGTCGATCGTCTTCACGCGAGACGTCCACCCGCCCGAGCAGTTCGAGGGCGCCCACTACTACGACGAGTTCGAGCGGTGGGGCGAACACGTCCGCGAGGGATCCTGGGGCGCCGAGATCGTCGACGACCTCCCCGCCTCGCGGGCCGATCACGTCGTCGAGAAGCACACCTACGACGCGTTCCAGCGAACCGAGTTCGAGGGGTGGCTGCGGGCCCGCGGGATCTCCGACCTGCTCTTCTGCGGGACGCTCGCGAACGTCTGCGTGCTCCACACGGCCGGGAGCGCCGGACTGCGGGATTTCCGCCCCGTCCTGCTCGAGGACTGCATCGGCGCGATCGAGGACGACCACCGCGAGTACGCCCTCGACCACGCCGAGTGGCTCTTCGGCGAGGTCCGCGAGAGCGACGCGATCGAGTTCGAGCAGCGGTCGACGGAACCGGGTGCGTAAGCCCCCGGTCGGCCCCGCAGACGGCGTCGTTTTTTGGAGCGAGTCGCAACCGTTATTCTCACTCGCGAAAACCGTCGAACGATGGCTGCGCCCGCGCCCACCGTCGTCGACGAAACCGAGCCGCTCGCGTTGGATCTTCGGGAACTCAGGCCCCGGCCGTCCCACGACCGGGTTCTCCTCGTCGAGCCGACGTACTTCGACGTCACGTACGCGATCAACCCGTACTCGGGGGGCGACGTCGATCGCGATCGCGCGTCCGCGCAGTGGAACGGGCTGTCCGACGCCTACGACCGGTACGCCGGGTCGGTCGCCGCCCTCGACCCGGACGCGGTGCTGGATCGCCTCCGGAGCCAGGAGCCGCCGTCGGTCCTGGAGGGTCCGGTCCCCGAACCGGCCGACCGGCCCGACCTCGTCTTCGCCGCGAATCTCGGGCTGGCGACCGCCGAGGGAGACGGAATCGTCCTCGCCTCGATGGCGACCGACGAGCGCCGCGGCGAACCCGCCTACCTCGCGAGCTGGGCCGAGCGGGCCGGCTACGAGGTGCAACCGGCCCCCGACGGCGCGTTCGAGGGAACGGGCGACGCGCTGTGGCACCCCGGCCGACGCCTCCTCTGGGGCGGCTACGGCGTTCGCACCGAGCGCGCGGTCTACGACGAGCTGGCCGACCGGCTCGACGCGCCGGTCCTCGCGCTCGAACTCACCGACGAGCGCTACTACCACCTCGACGTCTGCATGACGCCGCTGGACGCCTCGGCGGTACTCATCCAGCCCGAGGCGTTCGCCGACGCCGGTCGCGACCGGATCGCCGACGTCTTCGAGACGGTGCTGGAGATTCCGGTCTCGGAGTCTCGGGAGGGCATGGCCGGCAACGCCCACTGCGTCGACGGCGAGCACGTCTTGCTCCCGGCGAACAACCCGGAGACGGAGTCGATCCTCGCGGACGCGGGCTACACCCCGGTCCCGGTCGACGTCGGCGAGTTCGAGAACGCCGGCGGCTCCGTGTTCTGCCTGTCGCTCGAACTCGGGCGGCCGGCCT
Coding sequences within it:
- a CDS encoding dimethylarginine dimethylaminohydrolase family protein, yielding MAAPAPTVVDETEPLALDLRELRPRPSHDRVLLVEPTYFDVTYAINPYSGGDVDRDRASAQWNGLSDAYDRYAGSVAALDPDAVLDRLRSQEPPSVLEGPVPEPADRPDLVFAANLGLATAEGDGIVLASMATDERRGEPAYLASWAERAGYEVQPAPDGAFEGTGDALWHPGRRLLWGGYGVRTERAVYDELADRLDAPVLALELTDERYYHLDVCMTPLDASAVLIQPEAFADAGRDRIADVFETVLEIPVSESREGMAGNAHCVDGEHVLLPANNPETESILADAGYTPVPVDVGEFENAGGSVFCLSLELGRPA
- a CDS encoding cysteine hydrolase family protein, translated to MTLDPDRTAVVVVDMQNDFCHPDGALYAPGSEAVVEPIADLVTRADAAGASIVFTRDVHPPEQFEGAHYYDEFERWGEHVREGSWGAEIVDDLPASRADHVVEKHTYDAFQRTEFEGWLRARGISDLLFCGTLANVCVLHTAGSAGLRDFRPVLLEDCIGAIEDDHREYALDHAEWLFGEVRESDAIEFEQRSTEPGA
- a CDS encoding Hvo_1808 family surface protein; the protein is MNTIRACLLSFLVVVSFVAVPLSAGAVGAGATASPADTASTAQDVTSSTVEPGVTGQPSTMSVGPSSALQSGERESDPSMEETIGYVRGYWHDDELPVDDREGAHVNESELQTVVHRSMARAEVVRGLTFQSVPDVELITRDDFRNETDDLFGNLTDSDRLLENVRYEAYLMAGRDTDAVDAYQQLYGGSVGGYYDPETDEIVIVSDSTDEIEVAENTLGHELVHALQDQHFNITRYDRRTLDEDGAINGLIEGGASFAEDAYVDRCGEDWACLEPEASPGGEQPAVWGQYFQLIMPYDEGPDFVEYVHDRGGWEAVDARYDEPPASTAEVIHPGTEREPVNATPADRSTDEWSRLEADQGATVERVGEAGLVSMFMHDSVQRQLSGSVIDIQDWVSRTPEGGETYEYAQPITDGWAGDGLAVYTTDARTADESGYVWRTEWTNETEAAEFRDAYLELLGLKGAEPVADAANTLRLEETYPGAYHVSHEGSTVRIVRAPSADELSAVHEPTGSSDAEQIDHPVFDADGETEADGSDGAGDGNESDGADGGDGDDGESLPGFGPTVALVGLALAVGLARRR